The following proteins come from a genomic window of Gimesia chilikensis:
- a CDS encoding DEAD/DEAH box helicase: MSTDVSEQTKFTDFALSQPILAALETLGYQTPTPIQAQTIPHLLEGRDLVGQAQTGTGKTAAFALPLLSNIDLEVKAPQVLVLAPTRELAIQVSESFKDYGAELQGLQVLPIYGGASFRDQLQPLKRGVHVVVGTPGRVMDHMRRGTLKMDQLRCLVLDEADEMLRMGFIDDVEWILEQTPENHQTTLFSATMPDAIRRIAVNYLQSPEEITVKVKTRTADTIHQRFWLAKGHHKMDALTRILEVEETDGVIIFVRTKSITTELAEKLEARGFLSAPLNGDIPQRQRELTVGRLKAGHVNIVIATDVAARGLDVDRISHVINYDLPGDSEAYVHRIGRTGRAGRTGHAITFVSPRETRSLSNIERAIKHKLERMDLPTIEAINERRTARFKESITSAMSAPDFGMFRKLLSEYQADTSCSEIEIAAALACLHQGKRPLFLQETTRQETRKPRETEGHKPPQGERRFNKDKDRPERPRKREFSDSPEEGMERYKLQVGHNHGVKPGNIVGAIANEANLDSQYIGRINIFDEFSTVDLPEGMPRNIFRALKNVWVAGQQLRISRWESPETFAGKKKRFKGKLKHKQQKA; encoded by the coding sequence ATGTCAACTGATGTCTCTGAGCAGACAAAATTCACTGATTTTGCGCTTTCACAACCCATTCTCGCTGCACTTGAGACGCTGGGCTATCAGACACCCACTCCGATTCAGGCACAGACGATCCCGCATTTGCTGGAAGGCCGTGACCTGGTAGGTCAGGCACAGACGGGAACCGGCAAAACAGCCGCATTCGCCCTTCCCCTGCTCTCAAATATCGATCTGGAAGTCAAAGCTCCCCAGGTTCTGGTACTGGCTCCCACCCGGGAACTGGCGATCCAGGTCTCTGAGTCGTTCAAAGATTACGGTGCGGAACTGCAGGGACTGCAGGTACTCCCCATCTACGGAGGCGCCAGCTTCCGCGACCAGCTGCAACCCCTGAAACGGGGCGTGCATGTCGTGGTGGGAACTCCCGGACGCGTCATGGACCACATGCGTCGTGGCACTCTGAAAATGGACCAGCTCCGCTGCCTCGTACTCGATGAAGCAGACGAAATGCTGCGTATGGGCTTCATTGACGACGTGGAATGGATTCTGGAACAGACCCCCGAGAACCATCAGACCACACTCTTTTCCGCCACGATGCCCGATGCCATCCGTCGCATCGCAGTCAACTACCTGCAGTCGCCGGAAGAGATTACCGTTAAAGTCAAAACACGCACCGCCGATACAATTCATCAGCGATTCTGGCTCGCGAAAGGGCACCACAAAATGGATGCTCTGACCCGCATCCTGGAAGTGGAAGAAACCGACGGCGTGATCATCTTTGTCCGCACCAAGAGCATCACCACTGAGCTGGCTGAAAAACTGGAAGCCCGCGGCTTCCTGTCGGCTCCGTTGAATGGTGATATCCCTCAAAGGCAGCGTGAACTCACTGTCGGCAGACTGAAAGCCGGCCATGTCAACATTGTCATCGCGACTGATGTCGCTGCCCGCGGACTGGACGTGGACCGTATCAGTCACGTGATCAACTACGATCTGCCAGGGGACTCCGAAGCCTACGTACACCGCATCGGACGAACGGGACGTGCCGGCCGAACCGGCCACGCGATCACTTTCGTTTCCCCGCGTGAAACCCGCTCATTGTCCAACATTGAACGGGCCATCAAACACAAACTGGAACGCATGGACCTGCCCACGATCGAGGCGATCAATGAACGTCGCACCGCTCGTTTCAAGGAATCCATCACCAGCGCCATGAGTGCTCCCGATTTTGGCATGTTCCGCAAGCTGCTCAGCGAATACCAGGCTGACACCAGCTGTTCGGAAATCGAAATCGCCGCTGCCCTGGCCTGCCTGCATCAGGGCAAACGCCCTCTGTTTCTTCAGGAAACAACCCGGCAGGAAACACGCAAACCGCGCGAGACCGAAGGTCACAAACCACCTCAAGGCGAACGTCGTTTCAACAAAGACAAAGACCGTCCGGAGCGCCCTCGCAAACGGGAATTCAGCGATTCACCGGAAGAGGGTATGGAACGCTACAAGCTGCAGGTGGGTCACAACCATGGCGTCAAACCAGGCAACATCGTTGGTGCCATCGCTAACGAAGCCAACCTGGACAGTCAGTACATCGGCCGCATCAATATCTTTGATGAATTCAGTACGGTCGATCTTCCCGAAGGGATGCCCCGGAATATCTTCCGTGCCTTGAAGAACGTCTGGGTGGCTGGTCAGCAGTTACGGATTTCCCGCTGGGAATCTCCTGAAACCTTCGCCGGTAAGAAGAAACGCTTCAAAGGCAAACTGAAACACAAGCAACAGAAAGCCTAA